The genomic window CGACGTTTGCCTGCCCGACGGGGAGATGACTCCCCACCCGAGCAATTCGCGAGCGGCCTGCGTGGAGGTTTACGAGAAGTACGCCGACCAGGAGCCCGTCTTCGGCATCGAGCAGGAGTACACCTTCTTCCTGGAGGGTCGCCCGCTTGGCTGGCCGGTTGAGGGATACCCGGCGCCACAGGGCCCGTACTACTGCGGCGTAGGGGCCATTGAGATCGCCGGTCGCGACATCGTCGAGGCCCACACCAAGGCCTGTATGGATGCCGGCCTGGCTATCTCGGGGACCAACGCCGAGGTGATGCTCGGTCAGTGGGAGTTCCAGATTGGCCCGGTCAATACGGTGGCTGCCGCCGACCAGGTCTGGATGGCCCGGTACCTGCTTTACCGGGTGGCCGAGAACTTCGGGGTCGACGCCTCAGTGGCCGCCAAGCCCATCAAGGGCGACTGGAACGGTGCCGGTGCCCATACCAACTTCTCGACCAACGCCATGCGCGAGGGCTACGACGCTGTCATCACGGCATGCGAGGCACTGGGTGCTGAGGGCAAGCCAGCCGAGCACATTGCCGGCTACGGGCTTGGGTCCGAGGAGCGTCTGACCGGCGCCCACGAGACCCAGCGCTACGACCAGTTCAACTACGGCGTGTCCGACCGGGGCGCCTCAGTTCGCATTCCGTGGCAGGTCCACCTGGACCAGAAGGGCTACATCGAGGATCGTCGCCCGAATGCCAACATGGACCCGTATGTGGTCACCCGGCTGATCACCAACACCTGTTGTGAGGCCCTGGCCGGCTGACCGCCCGGACTTCGCTGCGGAACCCCCGGCTCCGGCCGGGGGTTCCGTCGTTTTCGACGGCCCTTCCTGATCGGCTCCTGACACGACAGTCAGGAGGCTCCCGGCCCAGATGGCTGAGGGAGCCCGTCGGTACGCTGCACCCATGAACCGGGTCCGGCTAGCGCTGATGCAGATCGACACGGTGGTCGGGGACCTGCCCGGCAACGTGGACCGGATTCGTCGACGACTGGACCAGGTTGCCGACTGCGACCTGGCCCTCTTCCCCGAGATGGCGATCACCGGCTACCCGCTGGAGGACCTGGTCCACAAGCCGGGCTTCGTGGCCGACAGCCGGGCTGCACTTGACGAGGTGGCGGCCCTCAGCGACCGGTGCGCCCTGGCCGTCGGCTTCGCTGACCCTGGACCCGACGGAACGGTCTACAACGCCCTAGCCGTATGCCGGAACGGACGGATCCTCGGGACGGTCCACAAGGAGTGCTTGCCCACCTACGACGTGTTCGACGAGGCCCGGGACTTCCAGGCTGGAACCGGTCCCCTCCAACTGTTCCGGGTGGCCGGGGTGCGGGTAGGCCTCGCCATCTGCGAAGACCTGTGGGTGCCCGGTGGGCCGGTCGAGCGACTGGTAGCAGGTGGAGCCGAGATGGTGGCCACCATCAACGGGTCGCCCTACCACCGGGGTAAGCAAGCGGCCCGGGAGTCGGTGGTGACGGCTACCGCGACCTGGTCGGGACGGCCGGTGGCCTACGTGAACCTGGTGGGGGGCCAGGACCAACTGGTGTTCGACGGCGGGTCGATGGTGGCCGACCCGACGGGTCAGATCATCGGGCGCGCCCCCCGGTTCGAAGAAGCAGTCGTCTGCCTCGACGTCGACGTCGACGAGGTGTCCGCTCCGTCCGATGTCCTTCCGGTGATCGACGTGTCGGATCCAGTCAACCGATCTGACCACCTGGTGGTCCCCCCGTTGGCCCCCCTTGACGAGGTCGGCGAGCTCTACGGAGCCCTGGTGCTGGCTACCCGCGACTACGTTCGCAAGAGCGGCTTCACCGACGTCTGCCTCGGTTTGTCCGGCGGGGTGGACTCGGCCCTTGTGGCCACTGTTGCCGCCGACGCCCTGGGTCCGGACCGGGTGCATGCCGTGCTGATGCCGTCCCGTCACTCCAGCGAGCACTCGGTGTCTGATGCCGAGGACCTGGTGTCTCGCCAGGGGCTTGACGACCTCACGTTGCCCATTGAGGAGGTCCACCAGGCGGTTGGCGGGGTGCTGGCTACCACACCGGAGGGTGAGCCGGTTGGTTTGACCGACGAAAACCTGCAGTCTCGGATCCGAGGCGTGCTGTTGATGGCCCGGGCCAACGCCAATGGTTGGCTGGTCCTGTCCACCGGCAACAAGAGCGAGTCGGCCGTCGGCTACACCACCCTGTACGGCGACACGGCGGGAGCTTTCGCGGTGATTAAGGACGTCACCAAGACCCGCGTCTACGAGCTCTGCCGGTGGCGCAATGCCCAGTCCCCAGGGGCTGATGGCCGGGCTGTGGTTCCAGAGGCCATTCTTAACAAGCCACCTTCGGCCGAACTGCGGCCCGACCAACGCGACGACCAGAGCCTGCCCCCCTACGACGTGCTGGATCCCGTTCTGGAGGCCTATATCGAGGGGAACCGGACCCGGTCCGAGTTGGTGGCCGACGGTCACGCCCCTGACCTCGTCGATCGGATCGTCGCACTGGTCGACGCCGCCGAGTACAAGCGCCGACAGACCCCGCTGGGTCCGAAGGTCACCGTGAAGGGCTTCGGGAGGGACCGCCGAATGCCCATCGTCAACCACTACCGGGGCTGAGGGTCCGGTGTGGATGAGGAACGACTGACAGGAATAGGTGACAGCCACGGGATGTTTCGCCATGATTCGTGACAATGGTCACGTTTTCACGTTGTGGTCTGGAGGGCCGTAGATAGGGTGGCCGACGATCGGGGGAGCGGGCCGATACGACCGGGTGGGTCCGGTCCGGCCGGTGGCTGATCGGACAGGGCGAAGGACTCGGAGGGCACCGCCGGTGGTGGTGCTTCCCCGGCTGGAGGAGGTTCGAGGGTGGCCAAGGAGCGGATCGAACGGGACGAGGAAGACCTTGTCCGCCTGTACCTCACCGACATCGGCCAGTATCCGCTGCTGACTAAAGAGGGTGAGGTCCGCCTCGCCCAGCAGATTGAGGCCGGGGTCGAGGCTCGGGCCGGGTTGGCCGACGGGGGAGACGATCTTGCACCGGCCCGCCGCCGTGAGCTCAAGCGCAACCTGAAGCGTGGCGAGGACGCCGAGCGCACCTTCGTCCAGTCGAACCTGCGGCTGGTCGTCTCTATCGCCAAGAAGTATCAAGCCTCCGGGCTGCCGCTGCTGGATCTCATCCAGGAGGGCAACCTGGGCCTGATGCACGCCGTCGAGAAGTTCGACTGGCGAAAGGGCTTTAAGTTCTCCACGTATGCCACCTGGTGGATCCGTCAGGCCATCACCCGAGGCATCGCCAACACCGGTCGGACAATCCGCCTGCCCGTGCATGCCGGTGACACCCTGGCCCGCCTCCAGAAGGCCCGGTCGCGGCTAGAGCTCAAGTTGGGCCGCCAGGCCACGTTGGCCGAACTGGCCCTCGAGGTGGAGATGCCCGAGGACAAGGTGACCGAGGCGCTGCGCTTCGCCGCAGAACCCCTGTCGCTCAGCGAGCCGCTCCGTGAGGACGGCGACGCCGAGTTGGGCGACGTGGTCGAGGACCGGGCGGCCGAGTCGCCGTTTGAGGTGGCGGCCACATCCCTGCTTCCCGAGGAGATCAGCCGCCTGCTGGCTCCACTGGACTCTCGGGAACGCG from Acidimicrobiales bacterium includes these protein-coding regions:
- a CDS encoding glutamine synthetase, translating into DVCLPDGEMTPHPSNSRAACVEVYEKYADQEPVFGIEQEYTFFLEGRPLGWPVEGYPAPQGPYYCGVGAIEIAGRDIVEAHTKACMDAGLAISGTNAEVMLGQWEFQIGPVNTVAAADQVWMARYLLYRVAENFGVDASVAAKPIKGDWNGAGAHTNFSTNAMREGYDAVITACEALGAEGKPAEHIAGYGLGSEERLTGAHETQRYDQFNYGVSDRGASVRIPWQVHLDQKGYIEDRRPNANMDPYVVTRLITNTCCEALAG
- a CDS encoding NAD+ synthase, whose protein sequence is MNRVRLALMQIDTVVGDLPGNVDRIRRRLDQVADCDLALFPEMAITGYPLEDLVHKPGFVADSRAALDEVAALSDRCALAVGFADPGPDGTVYNALAVCRNGRILGTVHKECLPTYDVFDEARDFQAGTGPLQLFRVAGVRVGLAICEDLWVPGGPVERLVAGGAEMVATINGSPYHRGKQAARESVVTATATWSGRPVAYVNLVGGQDQLVFDGGSMVADPTGQIIGRAPRFEEAVVCLDVDVDEVSAPSDVLPVIDVSDPVNRSDHLVVPPLAPLDEVGELYGALVLATRDYVRKSGFTDVCLGLSGGVDSALVATVAADALGPDRVHAVLMPSRHSSEHSVSDAEDLVSRQGLDDLTLPIEEVHQAVGGVLATTPEGEPVGLTDENLQSRIRGVLLMARANANGWLVLSTGNKSESAVGYTTLYGDTAGAFAVIKDVTKTRVYELCRWRNAQSPGADGRAVVPEAILNKPPSAELRPDQRDDQSLPPYDVLDPVLEAYIEGNRTRSELVADGHAPDLVDRIVALVDAAEYKRRQTPLGPKVTVKGFGRDRRMPIVNHYRG
- a CDS encoding sigma-70 family RNA polymerase sigma factor, whose product is MAKERIERDEEDLVRLYLTDIGQYPLLTKEGEVRLAQQIEAGVEARAGLADGGDDLAPARRRELKRNLKRGEDAERTFVQSNLRLVVSIAKKYQASGLPLLDLIQEGNLGLMHAVEKFDWRKGFKFSTYATWWIRQAITRGIANTGRTIRLPVHAGDTLARLQKARSRLELKLGRQATLAELALEVEMPEDKVTEALRFAAEPLSLSEPLREDGDAELGDVVEDRAAESPFEVAATSLLPEEISRLLAPLDSREREILKLRFGLDRGEPRTLEEVGEHFNLTRERIRQIEARAMSKLRHPSSDTGARDLLAV